In Planctomycetia bacterium, the genomic stretch AGCAGCACGACAAGGCCGATTAGACTCGTATTAGCGACGGATCGATCGACTATCGCAGCATGCTCGAAACACGTTTTTGAATGGGGCCTGACCTCTGCCTTAAGGGTCTCGGCGCCTGTTTTGTTAGCAATGCTATCCATGGATTCGATTTTGTGTCGGTAATGATCAGGAAGTTGCCGGTACGCCATATCCAAAATCGCAGGCGCATACCTTTACGGAGCAGCAGGCGACCGAGTTCCTGAAAGCCGGCGGGTGGAAAGAGTAATCGGCGGTCGTCGGCGGGGATTTAAAGCGGCCGTGTCGGAGCGAGGCGCCGCCGTCGTGCGACCGGGTCGGAGCGTGTGTGGGTAGAGGTAATGTTCGTCTCGGGCACGATTGTCGGCGGCGATCGCGCGCAGCAGGATTTGCACCGCCGTTCGACCCATGGCATACCAATCGACTTGATGGCAAGTCAGCTCGGGTACGTCCTCGCCCCCTGCTCCGACGACGCTCATGTCTTCCGGCACGCGCAGCGCGCGTCGCCGTAGTTCCGCGATCGCAAACTTCGCCAGCGTATTATTGAAACAATACAGCGCCGTGGGGCGCGGCGTCTGGCTTAGCAATTCGTCGATCATCGTGGCGGCGCCGGCCTCGGTCAGCTCGGTGAGAATCTCCCACCGCCGTCGGCGCGATAGCCCGGCGTCGCGAAGTCCTTTGCGATACCCCAGCGGCCGGACGGGATTCATCTCGACGCGCGCCCAATTCGCGTAGGCGATGCGCCGGTGCCCGAGTTGCGCCAGATATCGGATCGCTTCGCGGGCACTTTCGAAGCTGTCGTCCCGAACGGAATGGATGCGAGGGACGTTCGTGTCTCCGTCGACGAGCACCGTCGGCAGGCCCGAGGCGGCGATGTTGCGTAGCATCTTCTCTTCGTCGTACGAAGCGCAGATCAAACCGAGCAGCCGTCCCTCTTCGGTGAGCTTCTTCGCGGTCTTGCGCCAATGTAGGTGCGGAGTATGCTGCACGACGAGCCGGTATCCGGACGCGCCGGCTTCCGCCACGACGCCTTGCAAGATCAGCCCGCTGATCGCGCGGTTCGCTACCTCTTCCGCTCCGCCGGCGGCCGTGAAATCGGTCTGGAGATATCCTAGGAGCTTTTGTGTCTCCGTCCCTTTGATTTGCCCGGCGACGCGCGGAGGTTGCGTGAACGTGCCGCGGCGACGAATCTTGATCAGCAGCCCCTCGCGCTGCAGCGCCTCTTCCGCGAGCCGCACCGTCTCTCGGCTCACGCCCAACTGCTCGGCCAACTCGACTTCCGTCGGCAGCTTGCCGCTCGGAAACCGGTTCTCGGCGATCGCCTGGCGCAAGGCGAGCTCGACTTGGTTCACCATGCTGAGCGGTCGCTCGACCCGGCGGAATTTGACCGGTGCGAGTGGGGCCTTCGCGCGGCCGAGGTTGCGAGTTTTTTTCATCGGCCGGAACCTATAACCATCGATATACAAGTTTCACAACCGCTTGGTGTAATCGGTCTCATTCTACTTTCCTGAAAGGAGAGGTGGTAGCATAAGTTTGTCGACTGCCTGAGCAATCTCCCCTCGTTCCGCTTGCGATCGAATAGGCCGAACATCAAAACAGCACCTTTTATGAAACGCAGCAGTCGGCTGTCGCTGATGTCGGCGTTCTTGCTGGTGTCCGCCGTAGCGAATGCTCAGGATCGCAGCGCGACCGTGAACGTGCGGACGCGAGAAGAACTGGAGCAGGCAGTCGCCGAAGCTCGGCCGGGGACTACGATCGCGATCGCCCCCGGCACTTACGAAGGGGGGCTCGCTTTTTCACGCCTGCAAGGAACGCAAGACCGGCCGATCGTGCTCGCGGCGGCCGACCGCATGCGGCCGCCGATTATCTCGGGCGGAAACTCCTGCCTCCATCTTTCCGATCCTGCCTACGTCGAATTGCGCGACCTCGTTTTAGAGAAGGGACGCGCGAACGGGCTGAACATCGACGACGGCGACTCGCACGATACGCCGGCACATCACGTTTCGCTTCACGGGCTCACGGTGCGCGATATCGGCTCCGATCGGAACCATGATGGAATCAAACTCTCCGGCCTCGACGATTTTCGCGTCGAGCGTTGCACCGTCGAGCGGTGGGGGAAGCGAGGATCCGCGATCGACATGGTCGGATGTCATCGTGGCATCGTAACCCACGGCACGTTTCGCGACGGCGACCCGATCGGCGCGAACGGCGTGCAGATGAAAGGGGGCAGTCGCGACGTGACCGTGCGCTACTGCCGCTTCGAAAACGCGGGGGGCCGGGCCGTCAACCTCGGCGGCAGTACCGGACTTCCGTACTTTCGTCCCGCACAGGCCGGATACGAAGCCAAAGATCTCATCGTCGAAGACTGTATGTTCGTCGGCTCGATGGCACCCGTGGCTTTCGTCGGGGTCGACGGAGCGACGGTTCGCCACAACACTTTCTTCCGGCCGTCTCGCTGGCTGATTCGCATCCTTCAGGAAAATCAGGACTCGAAATTTTTGACGTGCCGCAACGGTTCGTTTATGAAGAATATCGTGGCGTTTAGAAGCGAAGAGCTCGTTTCCGCGGTGAACATCGGCCCTCGGACGGCACCGGAAACTTTTCGCTTCACCGACAACTTTTGGTACTGCCTCGACGCACCGGAGACGACGCAACGAAGAGTGCAACTACCGACGGCCGAGTCCGGTGGTGTTTACGACCAAGCACCCGGTTTTCGAAACGAGGCAAAAAAAGACCTGCAGTTAATCGCCGACAGTCCGGCAAGCGGATTCGGGCCGCGCATCGATTCCACATTACCAACCGACGCCGCTCGAAACACGAACGATCGTCGGTGAATGCCGCTCGATGATGATCGAATATGAATCAAACGATCGAACCGATTTATCTCTCTCTTGGAATTTAACGATGCTCGCTCGCCGCTTCTTCGATAGTCGCCTGTTCCGTCGACCTCACGGTTTCGCACTCTTGATCGGGTCGCTGTCGTGGCTCGGTTGTAGCGAACAGAAGCAACTGGACACGGCCGAGGTTCCCAAAGCTTCGGCAGCCGTTGCGTCGACCAAACCCGCCAAGCCGGCTAAGCCCGTCGCGTCGGCGAAGTCGACCAAGCCCATCGCGCCGATCGCAAAGCTGCCGGCATCCCCTGCCTCGGTCGAGCCAGTCCGATCGTTGGAAGCGCCGAAACCTATTGCTTCGGCGAAGACGACGGTAGCCGTCGCCGTCAACGAAGCCGCACGCGCGGCGCCGCCGGCACAGTTTGCGTCTCAATCGACGGCCTCCGCCGACGGCGATTGGCCTGGGTTCCGCGGCCCGACCGGGATGGGAACCAGTGCGGCTAAGGGGCTGCCGCTCACTTGGGGCGCCGACGAGAACATCGCGTGGAAAGTCGAACTCCCTGGCCCCGGCGCATCGAGCCCGGTCGTGTTCGGCGATCGGATCTACCTCACTTGCTACACCGGTTACTTCATTCCCGGTGAAGAGGGAGGAAGCCTCGAAGAACTGAAACGCAATCTGCTCGCGATGAACCGCGCCGACGGCCGCTTGATATGGAACACGCCTGTGCCCGCGAAACTTCCTGAAGAGAGCCGGATTCGCGATCATGGTTTTGCCGCCAACACGCCGGCCATCGACGAGGAGCGGATCTACGCGTTCTTCGGCAAGTCGGGCGTGTTCGCATTCGATCACGCCGGCAAACAATTGTGGCAAGCCGATGTCGGCGAGAAGACGAACGGCTGGGGTACCTCGGCTTCTCCCGTCCTCTACAAGGACCTCGTCTTCATCAACGCCAGCGTCGAAAGCGAATCGCTCATCGCGCTCGATCGAAAAACCGGAGCCGAAAAATGGCGCACCGGCGGCATTCGCGAAGCGTGGAACACGCCGCTCGTGATCACCGCTACGTCCGGACGAAAAGAATTGATCGTCGCGACGCAAGGTAAGGTTTTGGCATTCGATCCCGAGACGGGCAAGGAACTTTGGTCGTGCAAGACCGACATCGGTTGGTACATGGTCCCGAGCGTCGTGGCCCACGAGGGGGTGGTGTACTGCCTCGGCGGTCGCTCGGGCGTGGCGGCCTTGGCCGTACGAGCCGGCGGCGACGGCGACGTGACGTCGTCGCATCGCCTATGGACGAGCATGAAGGGCTCGAACGTTTCTTCTCCCGTCTATTTAGACGGCCATTTGTATTGGATGCACGAGCAGCGGGGCACGGCGTACTGCGCCAAGGCCGATAGCGGCGAGATCGTCTACGAGCAACGGTTGGAACGTGCGGGTCAGGTTTATTCTTCGGCGCTACTGGCCGACGGCCGGCTGTATTACCTCACGCGCGACGGCAAGACGTTCGTCTTAGCGGCCAAGCCGGAGTTCGAGCAACTGGCGGCGAACGAACTGCGCGATCGCAGCATTTTCAACGGCAGTCCTTCGGTCGACGGCTCGCGACTGTTGATCCGTTCGGATAAGTATTTGTATTGCATCGGCAAATAAGCCGGATGCACGACCGCAGCGAAGCGCTAGCGAGCTTTGCCGCCGGAGCCGTCGTCGATCCAGACGTCGACGCAGTGCGACGGGCGGCCGGCGAACTCGCCCGTGGCGTTGAACTTGAGCATGTCGCCGACCTTGAGCATTTTGGACGCCGCCGCGGTCTTCCCTTTCCAGACTCGCGTCTCCGGGACCAATCGTAGAACGCTCTGCCCGTAAGGCGGCGGCGTTTCCGTATCTTTCTGGTAGTTCAATACCGGCAAGCTTTGCCACTGGACTTCCACGCGTCCTCGCTCGAGATCGAGATTGCGGATTCGATAGCGGAAGCCGTTGAGCGTCGCCTGGCTGTAGTCGTCGCAGATGAAACCACAACGAGTGAAACGACCCTCGGCATCTTGGTACATGTGGAAGCGGTAGCGAACGCCGAGTTGCAAGTCCGCGAGTTTCGACCGGCTTTCCTCGAAGCTGTCGGTCTGAAATCGGACGGCAGATGACCTGGAGCCCGTGTCGAGCATCGTGAACTTCACCGCCTCGCCGGTCGGCTCGGCCTTGAACTCGCCGCTTCCGTTCGCGGCATCGACATCGCTTAGTTCTCCGAACATCACATGCTCGGAATACATCGGCGGCTGGCTGCCTTCCTTCGCTTGAAACCAAGGGAGCTGTCGATTTCCGTAGTCGGTGCGATACGGAAATTGATCGGGATAGTGCTTAGCCAGGCACTCGCGGAAGTCGGGAGTCGGCCGATGCATGTAGCCGTAGTTGATCAAGCATTCTTGAAAAAATTGGTTCTGCAATTTCCAACCCGCCCCGAAGACGCGCACGACTCGGCCGCGACGAAATCCTTCGAGCATGTTGTTCACTTGGATCACGACGCGTCGCCCGCTGCACCCATAACCTTCGACCGGCACGCTCCCGACCTCGACGATCGTTCCCCGTTCGGAGCACGAAGTAGGTTGCCAAGTGCGCAGCTCGTCGTTGCCGACGCAGACGCGCACCTCCTTTCCCTGCGCGAAATCTCGGTCCCAGGTCGTGGCGAACAACTCGGGATCGCCGCTGAAAAACGTCACGGTCAGCGTCTTGCCGGCGGTGCGGTCGACCCGGCCGGCGATCCCTCGCGCCGTCGTGAACTCGATGAAGCGCTTCCGCTGCGCCGCGTCGAATGTTCCTGCGTGTTTCGTGCCGACTAGGCGTGTGAGCCCGCCATCTTCATCGGGCAGCAAGAGGAATTCCATTTCCGTTCCGAGCGGCACATCGCGCAAGTCGGACTCGGTGCCGCGGTAGCTCATGATGGCGTACGGCGGCATGCTGAAATGCTTCAACTCGCCGTCCGTGGTCCGAAAGCGGCCGGTGCGATGAATGAAGTCCGCCCCGACCAATTCCCCTCGAACGCTTTGGGCCGAGCCCAGCGCAGGAAAGACGAGGTCGTCGGCACCGGCCGTAAGCCGGTTGCAAAGAATCGCAGCGACGACGACGCTGCCTAATCCCAATTTGCGAAACATAGCAACTCGATTCGTACAACTAGACCAATTCACTCACGGGCCCGAGGCTGTCGACGAACTTCTCGGCGTTCACTTCCATCTTCTGCAGCATCGTCAGCAAGACGTTGCTGAGGCGCGCCTTTTCATCCTTCGGCTTGCCGCACAACGCGCGCCATTCGTCGTAGCTGAGCGTGTAGCCGTCCTTCAAGTGGGGCCGGTTGTAGTCGATGTGTTGCCCATGCTTGAGTCCTAAGCCCCGGCCGCCGGCGAGCAGCATCGGCAAGTTGCTGTTGCTGTGGCTGTGCCCGTAGCTCATGCCGCTCCCGAGCAGAACCATCGTCCGATCCAGCAGCGGCTCGTCGCCGTCGTGAACCGCACGCAGCGAGTCGAGAAAGTGCGCAAACTGTTGCATGATGAACGCGTCGCTATTCGCCAGCCGTTCGAGCACGACGGGATCGCCGTTGTGGTGCGAAAGATTATGACGACCTTGTGTGATCTTGAGTTCCGGAATGGCGAGTCCGATGACTTCGCTGCCGTTCATATAAGTCACCACGCGAGTCATGTCGGTGCGCAGCGCCAGCACGATCAGGTCGAACATCGTGCGCCAATAGTCGCCGGCCTGAGCCTTGGAAACGTCTCGCTGGAACGGCTCGGAGTCGTTGCGCTTTAAGACCGGTTTGGGGACGTTGAGCCAAGAGTCGAGTCGTTCGATGCGCTGCTCGACGTCGC encodes the following:
- a CDS encoding GntR family transcriptional regulator, which produces MKKTRNLGRAKAPLAPVKFRRVERPLSMVNQVELALRQAIAENRFPSGKLPTEVELAEQLGVSRETVRLAEEALQREGLLIKIRRRGTFTQPPRVAGQIKGTETQKLLGYLQTDFTAAGGAEEVANRAISGLILQGVVAEAGASGYRLVVQHTPHLHWRKTAKKLTEEGRLLGLICASYDEEKMLRNIAASGLPTVLVDGDTNVPRIHSVRDDSFESAREAIRYLAQLGHRRIAYANWARVEMNPVRPLGYRKGLRDAGLSRRRRWEILTELTEAGAATMIDELLSQTPRPTALYCFNNTLAKFAIAELRRRALRVPEDMSVVGAGGEDVPELTCHQVDWYAMGRTAVQILLRAIAADNRARDEHYLYPHTLRPGRTTAAPRSDTAALNPRRRPPITLSTRRLSGTRSPAAP
- a CDS encoding right-handed parallel beta-helix repeat-containing protein — its product is MSAFLLVSAVANAQDRSATVNVRTREELEQAVAEARPGTTIAIAPGTYEGGLAFSRLQGTQDRPIVLAAADRMRPPIISGGNSCLHLSDPAYVELRDLVLEKGRANGLNIDDGDSHDTPAHHVSLHGLTVRDIGSDRNHDGIKLSGLDDFRVERCTVERWGKRGSAIDMVGCHRGIVTHGTFRDGDPIGANGVQMKGGSRDVTVRYCRFENAGGRAVNLGGSTGLPYFRPAQAGYEAKDLIVEDCMFVGSMAPVAFVGVDGATVRHNTFFRPSRWLIRILQENQDSKFLTCRNGSFMKNIVAFRSEELVSAVNIGPRTAPETFRFTDNFWYCLDAPETTQRRVQLPTAESGGVYDQAPGFRNEAKKDLQLIADSPASGFGPRIDSTLPTDAARNTNDRR
- a CDS encoding PQQ-binding-like beta-propeller repeat protein, which gives rise to MLARRFFDSRLFRRPHGFALLIGSLSWLGCSEQKQLDTAEVPKASAAVASTKPAKPAKPVASAKSTKPIAPIAKLPASPASVEPVRSLEAPKPIASAKTTVAVAVNEAARAAPPAQFASQSTASADGDWPGFRGPTGMGTSAAKGLPLTWGADENIAWKVELPGPGASSPVVFGDRIYLTCYTGYFIPGEEGGSLEELKRNLLAMNRADGRLIWNTPVPAKLPEESRIRDHGFAANTPAIDEERIYAFFGKSGVFAFDHAGKQLWQADVGEKTNGWGTSASPVLYKDLVFINASVESESLIALDRKTGAEKWRTGGIREAWNTPLVITATSGRKELIVATQGKVLAFDPETGKELWSCKTDIGWYMVPSVVAHEGVVYCLGGRSGVAALAVRAGGDGDVTSSHRLWTSMKGSNVSSPVYLDGHLYWMHEQRGTAYCAKADSGEIVYEQRLERAGQVYSSALLADGRLYYLTRDGKTFVLAAKPEFEQLAANELRDRSIFNGSPSVDGSRLLIRSDKYLYCIGK